One genomic region from Acidobacteriota bacterium encodes:
- a CDS encoding aldehyde dehydrogenase family protein — MLAPTRVQVKPGQLFIGGRYVPSHSGKTFETVNPATGSVLTKVAEADASDVDAAVNAARAAFETGPWPKMSAAERGKILWRASEILLKRREEIAELETLDSGKPYTDNLKIDIPMAADAFQYYAGWATKIQGETIPVSGPFFNYTLREPVGVVGAIIPWNFPLLMAAWKLAPALCAGNTVVLKPAEQTPMTALLLGEIFAEAGLPEGVLNVVPGFGPTAGGAIVAHPGVDKIAFTGSTPVGQEILRASAGNLKRVSLELGGKSPNIVFADADMDAAVRGATGGIFYNGGQCCTAGSRVLVEESIHGAFMERLVERAKKTVPGDPLDPKCRFGPLVSEEQMSRNLRYIGIGREEGAKLVAGGSRPKVGDGNGFYVEATIFDGVRNDMTIAREEIFGPVVAVIPFKDPDEAVRIGNDTAYGLAAGVWTKDVKKAHRVARSLRAGTVWINTFGPLDVASPFGGYKMSGFGRELGEAALDLYTQVKSVWVDLS, encoded by the coding sequence ATGCTCGCACCGACCAGAGTCCAGGTGAAACCCGGCCAGCTCTTCATCGGCGGCCGGTACGTCCCCTCGCACAGCGGAAAGACTTTCGAGACGGTGAACCCCGCGACCGGCTCCGTGCTCACGAAGGTCGCGGAGGCCGACGCGAGCGACGTCGACGCTGCGGTGAATGCGGCGAGAGCCGCCTTCGAGACGGGGCCATGGCCCAAGATGTCCGCCGCCGAGCGCGGGAAGATTCTCTGGCGCGCGTCGGAGATCCTCCTGAAACGCCGCGAGGAAATCGCCGAGCTCGAGACGCTCGACTCGGGAAAGCCGTACACCGACAACCTCAAGATCGACATCCCGATGGCGGCCGACGCCTTCCAGTACTACGCCGGATGGGCGACGAAAATTCAGGGGGAGACGATCCCCGTCTCCGGCCCCTTCTTCAACTACACGCTCCGCGAGCCGGTCGGCGTCGTGGGGGCGATCATCCCGTGGAACTTCCCGCTCCTGATGGCGGCGTGGAAGCTCGCGCCGGCGCTGTGCGCGGGGAACACCGTCGTGCTGAAGCCCGCGGAGCAGACGCCGATGACGGCGCTCCTCCTCGGCGAGATCTTCGCCGAGGCCGGGCTCCCCGAAGGGGTGCTGAACGTCGTCCCGGGGTTCGGCCCCACGGCCGGCGGCGCGATCGTCGCGCATCCCGGCGTGGACAAGATCGCCTTCACCGGATCGACCCCCGTCGGCCAGGAGATCCTCAGGGCCTCGGCGGGAAACCTCAAGCGGGTGAGCCTGGAGCTCGGCGGGAAGTCCCCGAACATCGTCTTCGCCGACGCCGACATGGACGCCGCGGTGCGCGGGGCGACGGGGGGCATCTTCTACAACGGCGGGCAGTGCTGCACCGCGGGGTCGCGCGTGCTGGTCGAGGAGTCGATCCACGGCGCCTTCATGGAGCGGCTCGTCGAGCGCGCGAAGAAGACGGTCCCCGGCGACCCGCTCGATCCGAAGTGCCGCTTCGGCCCGCTCGTCAGCGAGGAGCAGATGAGCAGAAACCTGAGATACATCGGCATCGGCCGCGAGGAGGGGGCGAAGCTCGTCGCCGGCGGGAGCCGCCCGAAGGTCGGCGACGGGAACGGCTTCTACGTCGAGGCGACGATATTCGACGGCGTCCGGAACGACATGACGATCGCGCGGGAGGAGATCTTCGGCCCCGTCGTCGCGGTCATCCCGTTCAAGGACCCCGACGAGGCGGTGCGGATAGGCAACGACACGGCGTACGGCCTCGCGGCCGGCGTCTGGACGAAGGACGTGAAGAAGGCGCACCGCGTCGCGCGGAGCCTTCGCGCCGGCACGGTCTGGATCAACACCTTCGGCCCCCTGGACGTCGCATCCCCCTTCGGCGGGTACAAGATGTCGGGGTTCGGCCGCGAGCTGGGGGAGGCGGCGCTGGATCTCTACACGCAGGTCAAGAGCGTGTGGGTCGATCTGAGCTGA
- a CDS encoding enoyl-CoA hydratase/isomerase family protein — protein sequence MAEQATATKTLINYRIERKGIAILEMSDPPANTYTHEMMRQLDEAILKARFDDAVHVIVLRGEGEKFFSAGANIKMLSEVTPRFKYFFCLHANETLNRLEQTPKLVIAALNGHTVGGGLEIAMAADIRVACKDGGKIGLPEVTLGVLPGTGGTQRLGRAVGKSKAIELMVTGRTFSFEEAEELGLVNQIFDKPTFWADVLNYAEQFVPPNKASKAVGHIKRSVQSGCEVPFSEGLAIERELQQLLFQSEDAKEGLAAYVGKRQPKFAGK from the coding sequence ATGGCAGAGCAGGCGACGGCGACGAAGACCCTCATCAACTACCGGATCGAGCGGAAGGGGATCGCGATTCTCGAGATGTCCGATCCGCCGGCGAACACCTACACGCACGAGATGATGCGGCAGCTCGACGAGGCGATCCTGAAGGCGCGCTTCGACGACGCCGTCCACGTGATCGTGCTGCGCGGCGAGGGGGAAAAGTTCTTCTCGGCCGGCGCGAACATCAAGATGCTCTCCGAGGTCACGCCGAGGTTCAAGTACTTCTTCTGCCTCCACGCGAACGAGACGCTGAACCGGCTGGAGCAGACCCCCAAGCTCGTCATCGCCGCGCTCAACGGCCACACGGTCGGCGGCGGCCTCGAGATCGCGATGGCGGCCGACATCCGCGTCGCGTGCAAGGACGGCGGAAAAATCGGCCTCCCGGAAGTGACGCTCGGCGTGCTCCCGGGCACGGGCGGCACGCAGCGACTCGGCCGCGCCGTCGGCAAGTCGAAGGCGATCGAGTTGATGGTGACGGGGCGCACCTTCTCGTTCGAGGAGGCGGAGGAGCTCGGCCTGGTCAATCAGATCTTCGACAAGCCCACCTTCTGGGCGGACGTCCTCAACTACGCCGAGCAGTTCGTGCCGCCGAACAAGGCGTCGAAGGCCGTGGGGCACATCAAGCGGTCGGTGCAGTCGGGGTGCGAGGTTCCCTTCTCGGAGGGGCTCGCGATCGAGCGCGAGCTGCAGCAGCTCCTCTTCCAGAGCGAGGACGCGAAGGAAGGTCTGGCCGCCTACGTCGGCAAGAGGCAGCCGAAGTTCGCGGGCAAGTAG
- a CDS encoding enoyl-CoA hydratase/isomerase family protein — protein MSGAGGSASPILAELDEATGTAFLTIHRPPLGVLDIDAFLRLGDALEEAVGASGASIVVLRSASEKAFCAGADVVDHTPEKVREMLEAFHRVALYLSSMEAVSIAAVNGAALGGGFELVLCCDLIVASERAVFGQPEINVGCFPPIATAVLPQRVGRHRAADIILTGRRLSAFEALAMGLVSRVVPPEELEPALAALLTDLQGKSRSVLKVTARALRLSMPGDFRSDLARLERVYLDELMKLDDATEGVLAFIERRKPIWKNR, from the coding sequence GTGAGCGGCGCGGGCGGATCGGCGTCCCCGATTCTCGCCGAGCTCGACGAGGCGACGGGGACCGCCTTTCTCACGATCCACCGCCCGCCCCTGGGCGTCCTGGACATCGACGCCTTCCTGAGGCTCGGCGACGCGCTCGAGGAGGCGGTCGGCGCGTCGGGCGCATCGATCGTCGTCCTCCGCTCGGCTTCAGAGAAGGCTTTCTGCGCAGGGGCGGACGTGGTCGACCACACGCCCGAGAAGGTCCGCGAGATGCTCGAGGCCTTCCACAGAGTGGCCCTGTACCTGTCGAGCATGGAGGCGGTCTCGATCGCCGCGGTGAACGGGGCGGCCCTCGGCGGCGGGTTCGAGCTGGTCCTCTGCTGCGACCTCATCGTCGCGAGCGAACGGGCCGTCTTCGGCCAGCCGGAGATCAACGTCGGGTGCTTCCCGCCGATCGCGACGGCGGTGCTCCCGCAGCGCGTCGGCCGGCACCGCGCGGCCGACATCATCCTCACGGGGCGCAGGCTCTCCGCGTTCGAGGCCCTGGCGATGGGGCTGGTGAGTCGCGTCGTCCCTCCGGAGGAGCTCGAGCCGGCGCTCGCCGCCCTCCTCACGGACCTCCAGGGAAAGAGCCGCAGCGTCCTGAAGGTGACGGCGCGGGCGCTGCGCCTGTCGATGCCCGGCGACTTCCGATCCGATCTCGCGCGCCTCGAGAGGGTGTATCTTGACGAGCTCATGAAGCTCGACGACGCGACAGAGGGGGTCCTCGCGTTCATCGAGAGGCGCAAGCCGATCTGGAAGAACCGGTAG
- a CDS encoding zinc-binding dehydrogenase yields MKAVVIREHGGPEKLKVEKVEDPSPGEDEVLIEVKACALNHLDLWARRGIPGQKFPLPLIPGSDIAGVVKKAGIAVKGIRAGDRVVVQPGLSCGRCAQCLAGTDNLCRSYGIIGETRNGGCADLITVPSINVIPLREGLSFDEAAAVPLTFLTAWHMLVARAQVRPGDDVLVHAAGSGVGVAAIQIAKLHGARVIATAGSDAKLKRAKEMGADDGINYKKYDFYEEARKITGKRGVDIIIDSIGADVWHKDLKLLKQGGRVVTCGVTSGFEVATDIRYIFYRNLSILGSTMGSKSELLEIMRLVEKKALRPVVDSVLPLEKIADAHRRMEGRKHFGKIVVKP; encoded by the coding sequence ATGAAGGCGGTCGTCATCCGTGAGCACGGCGGGCCGGAGAAGCTGAAGGTCGAGAAGGTCGAGGATCCCTCCCCCGGCGAGGACGAAGTTCTCATCGAAGTGAAGGCGTGCGCTCTGAACCATCTCGATCTGTGGGCGCGCCGCGGCATCCCCGGCCAGAAGTTCCCGCTGCCGCTCATCCCCGGGAGCGACATCGCCGGCGTCGTGAAGAAGGCCGGGATCGCGGTGAAGGGGATCCGCGCGGGCGATCGCGTGGTCGTGCAGCCCGGGCTGTCGTGCGGGCGCTGCGCGCAGTGTCTGGCGGGGACCGACAATCTGTGCCGTTCCTACGGGATCATCGGCGAGACGCGCAACGGCGGGTGCGCCGATCTGATCACGGTCCCGTCCATCAACGTCATCCCGTTGCGCGAGGGGCTCTCCTTCGACGAGGCGGCGGCGGTCCCCCTCACCTTCCTGACGGCGTGGCACATGCTCGTCGCGCGCGCGCAGGTCCGCCCCGGCGACGACGTTCTCGTCCACGCCGCGGGGAGCGGCGTCGGCGTCGCGGCGATCCAGATCGCGAAGCTCCACGGCGCCCGCGTGATCGCCACCGCCGGCTCCGACGCCAAGCTGAAGCGCGCGAAGGAGATGGGCGCCGACGACGGGATCAACTACAAGAAGTACGATTTCTACGAGGAAGCCCGCAAGATCACCGGGAAGCGCGGCGTCGACATCATCATCGACAGCATCGGCGCGGACGTCTGGCACAAGGACCTGAAGCTCCTCAAGCAGGGGGGGCGCGTGGTGACCTGCGGTGTCACGAGCGGGTTCGAGGTCGCGACCGACATCCGCTACATCTTCTACCGCAACCTCTCCATCCTCGGCTCGACGATGGGGAGCAAGTCGGAGCTGCTCGAGATCATGCGCCTCGTCGAGAAGAAGGCGCTGAGACCCGTCGTGGACAGCGTGCTTCCGCTGGAGAAGATCGCCGACGCCCACCGCCGGATGGAGGGGCGGAAGCACTTCGGCAAGATCGTCGTCAAACCCTGA